The DNA segment CCGGACGCGGGAAGACCGGACAGCTTTCCTTGGCGTTATCGCAGACGGTCACCACCAGATCGATGGGTTCATCAAGCACCGCGTCGATGTCCTTGGGGTGTAGGCCATCGGTCGGCAGGCCGAGGGCTTGCAGCGCCGCGATGGCGCCATCCGCGACCTTGGGCTGAGGGCGGGTGCCCGCCGACAGGGCGCGTACCTGACCGGCCAGATCATGGTTGAGCAGGACTTCGGCCATCTGCGAGCGGCAAGAATTGCCGGTGCAGAGGACCAGGACGGTTTTAGTGGCTGGGCTCATGAAACGATCCTCGTGGCAAGGCGATAGGTGTGCAGAAGACGCGGTGTCGATCAGGAATCAGGCGTCGCCAGCCTCACAGACAGAGGGCTTGGGGGCCAGCGGCTCGCTGCCCATCCCATCGCGCATGTGCATCAGGATGCGCAGCGCCCAGGCCGGCAGTTGCGGATGGAGGCGATAGCGCATCCAGGTGCCGTCGCGCCGTGCTAGGACCAGATTCGCCCCGCGCAGCACGGCCAGATGACGCGAGACCTTGGGTTGCGGCGCATCGAGCGTGCTGTGCAGATCGCAAACGCACAGCTCGTCGGCCTCCAGCAGCATGGCCAGGATGCGGCGGCGAATGGGGTCGGCGAGGGCGTCGAAGAAGGCTTGAGGATCGTTCATGCTGGTGGACGCTCTGCATCGTGGGACGTTTTAAGTTGATGGGGTGATTAGTAAAACATGCGTTTTTTGACATGTAAAGTCATTATAATAATTTACGATTTAAACTCAAACATGCGTATAGGCATATATTTTATGGCTACATTGAACACGGCGCTGATTGAAGAGGTCGATGCTGACGCCCTGGACTTGCCGGAAACCTTGATGTCCGCTGGTTTGCCCGCCTAGGATTTGGATGAACCGGGTCGGCGGTTTTTCCGTTTCTGTGACGTAGCGGGATCCTTGATCGGTTTCATCGGGTGGGAGTGCGCAGGATCGACTGCACTGCTGCGCTCGCTGGTCGTGCTGCCGGCTAAACGCGGCCAAGGCTGGAGCCGGAGGATGACAACGTGGGCGCTGCAACACCTGGCTGAAGCCGGCATGACCGATGCATATCCGTTGACTTCAACCAGCGAACCCCATTGCCCGGAAATTCGGTTTCTCCAGCATCGATCATCGTCAGGCTCCATTGGAAATCCAAGCCGGTCGACAGTTCGCGTCCATCTGCCCCGTCAACGCCATCCTGATGCACCGACGCTTGCCCTGAATCTCGCCGTACCCGTCGGCACGATAACCAAGTGCCTCCTCGGTGACCGAGACAGCGCCGGCCATGCAGCCGGTGTAGAGCGCCAGATCCGCCCGGATCGTCTCGGGCAGTTCCGCCGAGGCGACCACATCCGAGATCGCCAGCCGCCCGCCCGGCCTCAGCACTCGATAGGCTTCGGCGAAGACCTGCGGCTTGTCGGGTGAGAGGTTAATGACACAGTTGGAGAGAATACGGCCAGCACCTCGGCGGCGCTGTAGCCGAGCGCTTGCGAGAGACTGTTGAGATCGACGGCGGGTGCGTCGCCGCAGGCCGAGCCCGCGCAACAGCCGGATGGCGTGCTCTCCGCTATTTGCCCGTAACGCTCGCGCACGGCTGCGCGGAGGCTGTCTTTGTTTCGCTCGTTCATGATCCTGTCCTCGTTCGGAGTGGGCTCAGGCATTCAGAACCAGATAACCGCCCACCAGCGCCACCAGCGCCCCGCCCACACGGCGCGTCCAGGCCGAGAGATCCGCGATCCCTCGGCGCTTGGCGAAGGCCTCGACGAAACCGATGGAGGTACCGGCCAGTAGGATCAAGAGACAGTGGCCGATGGCGTAGACGAACAACAGCGCCGCGCCGTGCAGCACCGCGCCCTGGGTGGCGACGAAGGACAGGATCACGACCAGCACCGGCGTGGCGCAGGGCGAGGAGACCGCGCCGAAGAAGAGCCCGAGCAGAAAGGCGCCGATCAGCCCGCTTTGTTTGGGTCGGTACTGGGGCGCGACCGGAAAAGGGATGGTGTACAACCCCATCATCTGCCCGCCCATGATCAGCGCCAGCGCGCCCACCGCCAGATACCAGCCGCCGCCGAGCGTTCCGAACAGGGTGCCGAACAACCCGGCCGCCAGCCCGAGCGCGGTGAAGGTCAGCGACAGCCCGACGACGAAGCTCAGCGAATAGAGAAACGCCTTGCGCCGGTCTCCGTCCGCATAGCCGCCGACGAAGCCGACCACCAGCGGGATGGTGGTCAGCACGCAGGGCGAGGCCGAGGAGACGACCCCGGCGAGGAAGATCAGCCCGAAGGCCGGCAGCGGATAGACGATCAGGATCTGATCGAGGTTCTCGAAGCCGCTCATTCCACCCCCAGGGCGGCCAGCTCGGCGACCAGCGCCGCCTCGTCCATGAAGCCGATATGGCGCTTGACTTCGCGGCCCTGGGCATCGAAGAAGATCTGGGTCGGATACATCCGGATGCGCCAGGTCTTGATCGCCTGCTCATCCTCATGCAGATCGATGAAGAGCACCTGGGCACGCTCGCGATAGGTCTCGGCGAGTCCGGCCAGGATCGGCGCCATCCGCTTGCAGGGAATACAGGCGCGTGCGCCCAGATCGAGAATCGTCGGTCGACCGGAATTCAGGGCCTGCTCGACCGTCTCGGGGCTGGCCGAAGGCAGCTCGGCGGCAGAGGCGACGGGCGCGGCGAGCAGCAGGCAGGCGGAGAGCAGACCGATTCGCGCCAGGCGCGGTAAGAGCGTGGTGTGTGTCATGGTTAGTGAACGGGGTTCATTGAATGGATGACGGGTGGGGCCGGACACGCGGATCAGGCCGAGGGCGCGAACCAGCGCTCGATTTTTTTGCGATCCGGCACCCCGCCGGCGTGCACCACCTCCTCGTCGATCACCACGCCGGGTGTGGCCATGAGGCGATACTGCATGATGTCCTGGACCTGATCGACCTTCTCCAGTTCGATCTCGACGCCCTGGGCGCGGGCGACCTCCTCGACCAGCTTCAGGGTGGTCTGGCAGTTGCGGCAGCCTGTGCCGAGGATCTTGACGTGTTTCATGCGTGTGACTCCGTTGCGGTTAGAGAACGAGATTGAAGACATAACCGACCAGCAGAATGCCGGTGGCGACCACGGCGACGAAGGTCGCGATCAGCGGCCATTTGAGCACCTTGCGCAGGATCAGTATCTCGGGGGCCGAGAGCGCGATGACGCTCATCATGAAGGCCAGGGTGGTGCCGAGCGCCGCACCCTTGCCGATCAGCGCCTCGACGATGGGGATGATGCCGGCGGCATTGGTGTACATGGGCACCCCGAGCACCACCGCCGCCGGAACCGCCCACCAGACATCACGGCCCATGAAGGCGGCCATGAAATCCTCGGGTACATAGCCGTGGATCAGCGCGCCGAGTCCGATGCCGATCAGGACATAGGGCCAGACCCGCCCGACGATCTCGCGGACATGTCTGAGGCCGGCGTGCAGACGCTCCGGCCAGGTGAGGTCATCGCCGGACGGCGCCGCCGTCTCGCCCGCATGAATGGCGCGCACCCAGTCCTCCAGATGGCGCTCCATCCTGAGCTGACCGATGATCAGTCCGGCGACGATGGCGACCGCGAGTCCCAGCCCCAGATAGAGCAGCGCGACCTTCCAGCCGAACAGGCCCAGCAGCAGCGCCAGCGCCACCTCGTTGATCATGGGCGCGGCGATCAGGAAGGAGAAGGTGATGCCGAGCGGCACCCCGGCGGAGACAAAGCCGATGAAGAGCGGCACTGCCGAGCAGGAGCAGAAGGGTGTGACGATGCCAAGGCCGGCAGCCATGGCATTACCCACCCCGAGCCGCCGTCCGGCGAGCAGGGCGCGGGTGCGCTCCGGGGCGAAGAAGGTCTGAATCACGCCCATGAGAAAGACGATGCCGGTCAGCAGAAGCAGCACCTTGGGCGTGTCGTAGAGGAAGAAATGCAGCGCCTCGCCGAGATGGGTCGCGCGGGTCAGACCGAACAGGCCGATCGCCAGATCGGCGAGTTCGGTGAGATGGCTGTAGGCCAGCACCCAGAGCGCGGCGGCGATGGGCAGGCCGACGAGCCGGAGGGCGAGGCGTTGGGATTCAGTCGTGACGGTTGGATTCATCGTGTCTATCGCATCGGTCCGAATGACACTGAAGACGAGCCAACCCCAAAAAGGATGCACCAGGCTCCGTCGGAGCGAGACATCGCTCGCTCCAAATGTGCCGTCAGCGTAGCAGCAATGTCGGAATCCGTGCCGAGCGCAGCAGATCCGAGGTCTTGCTGCCGAAGAGCAGGGTGCGGAGCGGCGAGTGGCTGTAAGCGCCCATGATCAGCAGATCGATCTCCTGCTCACGCACCGCACCGGCGATGACCCGCTCGGCATCGCCCGGCGCCGGCGCCGCCGAGGCCTCGAAGCCGGCCTTCTACAGCGTGGTCTTGGCCCGGTCCAGTTGCTTGCCGCCATCTCTGGTCGCCTTGCCCGACATCAGCACATGCACCGGCAATCCCTGGAACAGCGGACTCCTGGCCACCAGCTCGACGCCACGCCGCGCCATGCCGCCGCCGTCGAAGGCGATCAGCACCCGGCGCGGTTCCCGGAACTGCTCGGTGACGGCCAGGATCGGCTTCTTGAGCGCTCGCACCACACGCTCGACATTGCGCCCGAGATCGCGCTGAGCAGGAACACCGGCAGACTGTCGGGCAACTGGCCCATGTCGCCGACGGTGCGCACGTCCAGTCCCAGATACAGGGTCACGCCGGTCAGCACCAGGATGGTCACCAGCGGCGAGGGGACGACCTTGGTCAGGTGACGGTGGCAATCGCGAAGGAGGCATAGAGTCCGACCTTGGGATCGACTCCGGCGATGATCGAAAACGCGATCGCCTCGGGGATCAACGCCAGCGCGACCACCAGGCCGGCGAGCAGATCGTTGCGGATGTTGGAGAAAGCGAATGATCGCCCTGACAGCAACCGTGATCAGGGCGAGCCGATGGATCTACACCACGCGCAATCCCGCTGTCCGGCGAGGATACTGAACCTTTCAGGTCGTTCCGATGCGGTCGAGTTCATGCTGGAGCTTGAGCCGGTCGAGCGAGGCGAAGGGCAGGGCGACAAAGATCTTAATGCGGTTCTCGATCTCGCGGAAGGCGGTGCGAAAGGCATTGAGCCGGGTCAGTTCGTCGCCCTCGACGGCGGCGGGATCCGCCGTTCCCCAATGGGCGATCACCGGTTGGCCGGGCCAGACCGGACACATCTCGCCTTTGGCCTTGTCACAGACGGTGATGACGAAATCCATCCGGGGGGCGTCCGGCTCGGCGAACTCCGCCCAATCCTTACTGCGCAGTCCGTCGGTCAGATAGTTGTTGCGTTGCAGCAGCTCCAGTGCCAGAGGATGCACCTCGCCCCTGGGGTGGCTGCCGGCGCTGAAGCCGCGAAAACGCCCCGCGCCCCAGCGCTCAATGATGCGCTCGGCGAGGATGCTGCGCGCCGAATTGCCGGTACAGAGAAAGAGAACATTGAAAGGCTTGTCGGTCATAATGCCAAGGTATGTCTGAAAATTGTCGTGTCGCGGAAGTTCAGAATATTGGCGGGGACTCAAGCTGGAGAACAAGTGAAGTTTTCATGACAGTCTCGGACGCACCACGATGGATGGGTTCCCAAAGTTCTGTACCGCAAGGTGTATCCAATCGTGGTGTTCGCATGTTCGAACAGGGCGCCCGTGAACCAGACCATGACTGTTCAGCCTTGTTTCTCCTCTCGCAACATCATGCCAAGCTCGTACTCCAGGTTGTAATGGCCGAAGACCTGATTGGCCTCTCGATGCAACTCATCGAACAGATCGGCGGGATCTTCCCCGGCGGCGATGCGTTCGTTGACCAGGGCTTCCAGGGCGTCTCTGAAGTTCGTTGCCATGTCGATTCTCCCAGGTACGATTGGTTATCGGCGCGAGCCGTGGAGCAGATCCGATCCGATGCGTCGCCACCTCGGCGACAACCTCAAGCCGCGTCTGCCGAAATCGAGTATAGAGCACCACCGCCCGCTAGAACGCGATCAGCGTGTCTCCCGGTAGCCGCCTTCCTCTGCCACAGAGGGTGCCGCCCCCTGATCTCACGCCTGCCCGCTGCGCCTCAAATCTCCTCCCAAACCCCGCCGAAGCGCGTTCCGACACCTTCGAGATGCCCGCACCGTTCTCGGTTGCGCCTTGACCGGCCCTCTGGCCCTCGCTCGCCTCTCGCCCTGACGCCGCCTTGGGCGTGCAGAGGCGCTTGAATTTCCTATCCGCGCGGCTTGACGGGAAACAAGATGCGAATCAATGGACACATGGATGGTCACTGGTGAAACGTAAAGCATGGAGATCAATCGCCGCCAGAACGCCCATGGCGATGCGGCCCGGTCGCTCGCCGATGCCGGTGACCTCGGCCAGATCGCCGCGCGGATCGACCTCGACGATCTTGGTGCCACGCGCCACCATGACCCGGTCATGCGTCAAGCCGCGCAGGCACCCGTTGAGCGGGGCGCGCAGCACGCTCGCACCGATATGGGCGACGACCTCTCCGCGCTCAACCGGAGCGCCGATGGCGCGATCAGTCTCAAAGAGACCAGCGACCGGAGCGTAAAGATAGCGATCATGGGCATTTCACGGCGCATCGCACAACACGGCTCCTAATCCCCGGCAGACAGCGCCAAGCGCTATGGTCCCAACCTGTCGCGCTCCGCTCGCATGCGCCTTGGAGAGGGTCGAATCACCGACGCCGCCTTGGGCGCGCAGAGGCGCTTGAATTTCCTATCCGTGCTTGAATTTCCTATCCGTTCAACCCGCACTCCGGTATGGCAGGCGACTCCGGGTCCATGGTCCGCGCACCTTGGTGAAGGGGTCTTCAAAGCATAGTCGCGCCTGGTGAACCCGACTTCTGAGCGACCGGATTTCAGAAGTCCTATGCACACCGGCGCGCCAAGCCAGCAAACTGATGCACTCGACTTCTGAAAATGACAGCCGAAATTGTCACTTATTCGAACGTATATGTGACAGGCAAACCATGTTGATCGGCTACATGCGGGTATCGAAGGCGGACGGTTCCCAGGCCACCGACTTGCAGGGCGATGCGCTGAATGCTGCTGGTGTCGATTCAGCCCATCTCTACGAGGATCAGGCGTCCGGCAAGCGCGAGGATCGCCCCGGCCTGGCGAGTTGCCTGAAAGCGTTGCGGTCAGGGGATACCTTGGTGGTGTGGAAACTGGATAGGCTCGGGCGCGATCTTCGGCATCTGATCAATACTGTCCACGACCTGACCGGACGCGGCATTGGCCTCAAGGTCCTGACCGGTCACGGCGCCGCCATCGATACCACGACCGCCGCCGGCAAGCTGGTCTTCGGCATCTTCGCCGCACTGGCCGAGTTCGAGCGCGAGCTGATCGCTGAGCGCACCGTAGCGGGCTTGGCCTCGGCACGGGCACGTGGTCGCAAAGGCGGTCGGCCGTTCAAGATGACCGCCGCCAAGCTGCGGCTGGCGATGGCGGCGATGGGGCAGCCGGAAACCAAGGTGGGTGATTGGTGCCAGGAGCTGGGCGTCACGCGCCAGACCCTTTACCGGCACCTCTCGCCCCAAGGGGAGCTACGCCCCGATGGCCAGAGACTGCTCGGTCGCCTTGGGTAGTGCCAGATCATTCCGTGGTGCTTGGGCTCCAGAATGCCTGCAGGACAGACGGGAGTGCCGCGAGACGTTTCACCAGCGCATCCAGTTCTTCGCCATCGACGGATGTGGCTGCCAAAGTCGCCTCGATCTCGACATCTTCCTCGCCGAAGGCGTGAATATCCAGGTCGCGGGTTGGATAGCTGCTGCGCTCCAGCTCTTCTTCGAGTTGTGCCATCACCAACTTCTGATGCGCGCGCTCGGCGATCACATAGACGGTGTTGGTGACCTCGACCGATTCCACGTCCAGCGGCTTACGGTTGATGGTGTTGACGATGGGGCGCAGCAGTGTGTTGGCCGCCAAGACGAACAAGGCTCCCAGTATCGCTTCGACGATCAGGTCGGCCCCTGCCGCCGCGCCGATAGCCGCCGACCCCCACAGTGTGGCGGCCGTATTCAGGCCACGTACATTGCCCTCTTCGCGCATGATCGCGCCGGCGCCCAGAAAGCCGATGCCGGTCACCACATAAGCCATGACATGCACCGCGCCCTCGTGACCGTGAAGCCGGTTGGCCATGTCCACAAATAGCGCTGCACCCACCGCGACCAGCACATTGGTGCGCAGGCCCGCCGTGCGCTGCCGGACCTGTCGCTCGAAACCGATCAGCCCGCCGAGCACAAAGGCGGCGGCGAGGCTGATCAGCGTATCGAGCAGGGAGGTCGGATTGAAGTTGTGAATCGCCTCCACGCTCTCCTCCCTATTGCCAGCCGTAACGGCGGAAGTAAATGCCCTTCATGGCCTGCGTCAGTCCCATATAGGCCAGCAGGATGAGCGGCAGGAACACGAAGTACAGCGGCGGCAGCGCTTGCAGCTTGAAGTAGTGCGCCAGCGGTCCCATCGGCAGGAAGATGCCGATGGCCATGATCACCGCCGTCATCACCAGCAGCGGCGTGGCGGCCCGGCTCTGGATGAACGGAATCTTCGGGGTGCGGATCATGTGCACGATCAAGGTTTGCGTGAGCAGGCCGACGATGAACCAGCCGGACTGGAACAGGGTCTGCTCCTCGGGCGTGTTGGCGCTGAACACGAACCACATCATGGCGTAGGTGGTGATGTCGAAGACCGAGCTGATCGGCCCGAAGAACACCATGAAGCGGCCGATGTCGCCAGGCTGCCAGCGCTGCGGCTG comes from the Allochromatium tepidum genome and includes:
- a CDS encoding arsenate reductase ArsC, whose protein sequence is MSPATKTVLVLCTGNSCRSQMAEVLLNHDLAGQVRALSAGTRPQPKVADGAIAALQALGLPTDGLHPKDIDAVLDEPIDLVVTVCDNAKESCPVFPRPVKQIHLPFHDPHGEPPASFIAVRDDIRARLIPAVREALEI
- a CDS encoding ArsR/SmtB family transcription factor, which codes for MNDPQAFFDALADPIRRRILAMLLEADELCVCDLHSTLDAPQPKVSRHLAVLRGANLVLARRDGTWMRYRLHPQLPAWALRILMHMRDGMGSEPLAPKPSVCEAGDA
- a CDS encoding methyltransferase domain-containing protein encodes the protein MLSNCVINLSPDKPQVFAEAYRVLRPGGRLAISDVVASAELPETIRADLALYTGCMAGAVSVTEEALGYRADGYGEIQGKRRCIRMALTGQMDANCRPAWISNGA
- a CDS encoding cytochrome c biogenesis CcdA family protein; translation: MSGFENLDQILIVYPLPAFGLIFLAGVVSSASPCVLTTIPLVVGFVGGYADGDRRKAFLYSLSFVVGLSLTFTALGLAAGLFGTLFGTLGGGWYLAVGALALIMGGQMMGLYTIPFPVAPQYRPKQSGLIGAFLLGLFFGAVSSPCATPVLVVILSFVATQGAVLHGAALLFVYAIGHCLLILLAGTSIGFVEAFAKRRGIADLSAWTRRVGGALVALVGGYLVLNA
- a CDS encoding TlpA family protein disulfide reductase, whose protein sequence is MTHTTLLPRLARIGLLSACLLLAAPVASAAELPSASPETVEQALNSGRPTILDLGARACIPCKRMAPILAGLAETYRERAQVLFIDLHEDEQAIKTWRIRMYPTQIFFDAQGREVKRHIGFMDEAALVAELAALGVE
- a CDS encoding thioredoxin family protein; translation: MKHVKILGTGCRNCQTTLKLVEEVARAQGVEIELEKVDQVQDIMQYRLMATPGVVIDEEVVHAGGVPDRKKIERWFAPSA
- a CDS encoding permease, translated to MNPTVTTESQRLALRLVGLPIAAALWVLAYSHLTELADLAIGLFGLTRATHLGEALHFFLYDTPKVLLLLTGIVFLMGVIQTFFAPERTRALLAGRRLGVGNAMAAGLGIVTPFCSCSAVPLFIGFVSAGVPLGITFSFLIAAPMINEVALALLLGLFGWKVALLYLGLGLAVAIVAGLIIGQLRMERHLEDWVRAIHAGETAAPSGDDLTWPERLHAGLRHVREIVGRVWPYVLIGIGLGALIHGYVPEDFMAAFMGRDVWWAVPAAVVLGVPMYTNAAGIIPIVEALIGKGAALGTTLAFMMSVIALSAPEILILRKVLKWPLIATFVAVVATGILLVGYVFNLVL
- a CDS encoding arsenate reductase ArsC yields the protein MTDKPFNVLFLCTGNSARSILAERIIERWGAGRFRGFSAGSHPRGEVHPLALELLQRNNYLTDGLRSKDWAEFAEPDAPRMDFVITVCDKAKGEMCPVWPGQPVIAHWGTADPAAVEGDELTRLNAFRTAFREIENRIKIFVALPFASLDRLKLQHELDRIGTT
- a CDS encoding recombinase family protein codes for the protein MLIGYMRVSKADGSQATDLQGDALNAAGVDSAHLYEDQASGKREDRPGLASCLKALRSGDTLVVWKLDRLGRDLRHLINTVHDLTGRGIGLKVLTGHGAAIDTTTAAGKLVFGIFAALAEFERELIAERTVAGLASARARGRKGGRPFKMTAAKLRLAMAAMGQPETKVGDWCQELGVTRQTLYRHLSPQGELRPDGQRLLGRLG
- a CDS encoding MgtC/SapB family protein, with protein sequence MEAIHNFNPTSLLDTLISLAAAFVLGGLIGFERQVRQRTAGLRTNVLVAVGAALFVDMANRLHGHEGAVHVMAYVVTGIGFLGAGAIMREEGNVRGLNTAATLWGSAAIGAAAGADLIVEAILGALFVLAANTLLRPIVNTINRKPLDVESVEVTNTVYVIAERAHQKLVMAQLEEELERSSYPTRDLDIHAFGEEDVEIEATLAATSVDGEELDALVKRLAALPSVLQAFWSPSTTE